atctctttctttccttctttctttctgtcttttttcgtatttctttcattccttccttttttctttccttccttccttccttccttccttcattccttcctgctttctttctttccttctttctttttccttctttctttcagtcctctcttctttctttccttcctcctttctttctttcttccttccttcctagcttccttctttctttcattcctccctctttctttctttctgtaattttattctttccttcatttatttcattccttctccttccttccttttcttctttctttcgttgcgtgcttttttctttccttcttctttatttctttccttcttccttacTTTCATccattcctcctctctttctttatttcatcccttctttctttttccttccttccttccttcctttcttttattaatttttcctttcattccattctttctttatttcttttcatgtttcttcatcctttatgtctccttttcttatcccgtcctttccttctatcctttccttcaccatttattctcctctttttctttcttctggtcttcctctcttttctcttttcttagaccttcctggagtccctgagctcccttgtctcgtaggttcctcaggatctctgctgctgtggacgtggtccagactccagctgctacaactactactatccgtctccccactatcatctctctctctcttcatctccctctatccctctctccaacacggtctcagcagatgtgtgtctaacatgagtctggtcctgctggaggtttctgcctgttaaaggaagtttgtccttgccactgtaacttgctaaatgctgcaaagtgctctgctcatggtggattaagatgagatcagactgagtcaagacgggactggatctgatccggtcttgatgttgggtctttgttaataatagaacatagaggacggtctgaCCTGTTCTGGCATTTTTTAAACTTGAAGCACATTTTTCTGCTTGTACTCGCACAAAGCAGCTTTTAATTTTAGGACTTTACTTCTAAACAGAACGTTTTGTACATGAATCAAAAACATGTTGCTTAGTTTTGTGGTTACACTGCATTACAAGGCCATAATGAGCGAGGCATAATgagaaccaagcagcaacctctggtctaaaaatatgagtgctaaaaactgcagttcatggaggatccacttcaggctggctctggaagcctggttcaaaagacgattgtagtctgggtagctcatttctcgatcagcacacactgtccgggggggtgaattttttcataacacggtcatttcaaagatattgagattacaagtcatccaatgagaggcacagctgacaatACGACATACAATCTAGGACAAAATTAATAAACTTTGCTTTTAGGCGTTACAAGAGCAGAGACGGTTAAAGCTTTCACACGACAGTCTGGTCAGACTGAGCCGGATGTGGATTCACAGTGAGGGCTGCAATATGTCTCCCGTCTGCTCAGAGGTAATGTCCAGTCATCACTCTGTAGCCATGGGCGCCCTTGGCTCTGAGATCAGTGGGCCTTCTATGTCAGCCCAACATCGCCACCTTCAGACCGTTACAGGTAGTGCACATGGTGTCCCAAAAACCTCCAACAACGGTCAGTGGAGTTAAGATCTTTATTGGAAACCCAGCCTTCAAACATCATAGTAcatttcttatttatcagagttacagcaacagcagcaacagggCCCCATGTGATCTGTAGCTGTGGTTCCCAAACTGAGGTGCTATAGGCCCCGCTCAGGAAACATGGGTGAGTttccagagaggagggggagacggGGGAAGGAGATAAAAGTTCTGTGTTAAAGGATTTTCTAGAGGTTCAGAGAACGTGAGCTCAAATCTGAGGTTTTACTGGTGCGTGAGTCTGTGGTGAGGAAGGTTTGGGAACCGCGGCTCCAGCAATGAGGAGAGAGTGGCGGAATCGGGCCGAGCTTCACGCCGTGTCCGAGGCCACAGAGCGAGCAGCCGAAACACAACATGGAAACAAAacgacagacagagacacaaaaaaaagggaaacaatagaaaaatacattttgattctTCCTCTGATTAAAGGAGAGGGATCGCCTTCAGTCGGCCATGGTTGAATCGAAACAAGCAAATAGTTCATTGAAATACGAAGTCAGTGGAATATGACGTTAAAGTGAAACTCCTACAGAGACAGAGCCGTACTCAGtgttatcattcttcttcttctgtcattgATAAACAGCTTTCAAACTGTCTTACAGGCTACAATGATACAGACTgccaaagacaacaaaacaaaactaatgTTCAATCTTTTTATTGTCGAATCCAGAGATTCTGTACTTCTTACTAAACTCCACGTAGCGTGAAatcaatataaatacattttaaaaagatgacgCACTTGCTGAGAGAGATATTCTGCAGTCAAGGTATCGGCGTGAGCCTCTAAGATTAAACGAGCGGTTCTagaatacagaaagaaaaataaagacaacctCAGTGAATGAGACGAGGCAggtcagctgtttgtgttgatgaagGAACGAAGGATGAACCAGCACTGCTCCTGTTCGTCACCTTCAACACCACGCTGGGGATCAGCCTACTCTGATTCTCCAACCCGACTGCACGAAGGAGGAGAAGCTCTCCGTCTGCCGCCGTCCTCCGGCTGCTCCGACTGATGACTGAGACAGTCTCTAAAGCAGCGTCTCATGTTCATTCAGAAAGTACTGATGTCGTTTATTTAACCCCGGTATAAAATGCACTTTAAGCTctccaaaacaacaaagacGCCTACAGATGTATAACAAATTGGAATAAATGAAACATTGTGTTTTAATTAACTGGATTGGATTGGCATAGGCTGatcttaataaaaataatcattattGGTGCGGTGTGTGTCGGCTCAAAATATCCCAATCGAAGCATCTTCTGTAAAATCCCTCCATCCCCCTCCAGTAGCAGGTCTTTAGATCtggaagacagaaacacagagagttcAACTTCTGCTCTCaacctttaaaatattttacagaGTTATCCAGGTTTTATCTTATTAAAAGGGTCACAACATCTAGATTATACTGCAGGGctataaagtgtaaaaaaacagGGACAAGTTAAATATAATTCAGTTTACTTCAAAagtattattttaaagagaaggTATTCTGCTCATTTTCTAGGCTTTATATCATCCCTCTGAACTCTACTTCTCTCTCAGATGTCTTTGCAAACCCCAATTtaagctactgtctctttaagaacctCCAACATTCCAGAACTCCCCCCAACTGCCTTTGAAAACCCAACATTCTAGAACTCCTTTGACGTCCTGTTCTCAGATTCACCAACTGGTGATGTCATAAATTGAGCAAATCTCGCGTTGATCTCGTTGAATTCTCGTGAGACTTTTTGAACACCTGGTTTTACGGTCTCCAACACGTGTTTACCTCACAATGTGAGACTCACATATTCAACATTTCaactttatgttgttttttaaatgaaaataaattctgGATGTAGTTGTAGTTTATCACATGTggttttcattctttttatttgtctgtttgtgttcttatttttatctttcttatttatttattcacaatattaacctatttatttttcgtactttcattattttcattttctttttttctcttctctacttttttattttctacttcaaattattattgttactattattgtttttttcaattaatgGATTATTTACTGatacatacttttattttatttaacatctcTTGCCTTAAGTGTTAAAATTAGTCCTCTGTAGTCTGTCTTGCCTGTGCAATGTATCCcagtattttgtatttctgtttcattttgttctttcttttcattattgttttatttgtaaaacattgaaaagttaataaaaactttaatgacaaaaaaaataaaaatttgtcctctgtatataatttgcaaaaaattcaaataatcaGATCttagaaaaacaataaattaaataattatatttctatatataGAATGAAGCGTAACACCCCGTCTTTAAGCGTACCAGATTCAGCCACTGTGTTAGATTATATTTGCTTCTAATGGTCAAAGTGGGGAAAACAGAATCTGAAGTCTGTCTAAAATGAACACGgcattattgtttgtttatccAGACATCAGTTTTACACTCAGTGATAAAAGTTGAAATTATTTTAGACAGTTTAATATACTGAGAACAAAAATCGGACATAAATAAGCTTGTTCGTGAATCTTCTGTGTTATTAATACATGTTTGTTTCCTGTTCAGCTCTTgcagacattttattttgttaaaaataaaaagcagagagaatTCAGGTTTGTGTCTCTTCAATAACGAACGACAGAATGTAATAGAATGTGGGATACCCAGATGAAGATagataaacagaagtcttgtgaTTTAAACCTTAGAATAAAAAGGAGaatctaaatataaacaaagagCTCTTACATCATCAATGTCCTCATCGTCATCGCCAATGTCATCAAACTGGATCTCGTCGTCGTCTCCGGGCCCGAAGGTGTCTGTCTCGTTGATTTTGGCTGcgagggagagaaaagaaaaacgtTAAGTTCTCCCGACGGCGTGGATAACTGACGGTGATTTAACCTCTGCGTGTTAGCGAGGACAGCGAGGACCTCTGCTGGTTAAAGTCAGGTACTGCGTGTAACTCACCGTGCTCTGGCAGCTCTCCGTACGCTTTCAAACTGCGAGCTTCATCTGCGTTATACTTGAGGATGACGTCAGCTTTGTTATCCTGAAACAGACGGTGGACATTTACAGTTATGGATAAAAACATGAtgggaaaaatgaaaataagataaCCAATGGCTTAAATTAAGTCGTTAAAAATATGATACATCATCAGGTTTACTTCAGAGATGTGACTGACGTGTTATGACTGAAAACAGTTCTCCttgtaagaaaaacaaagtgtgtaaaatctgttttattgatGGACTCTTTTGGACACGAGTTAAAATCGGTCACAAATGAAGCTCTGTTCCCGTCATGTGTGAACAACCAACACACCTGGTAATCTCTGAGTCCGACCAGGATGATGTCCGACGTGTTGATCCAAACctagaagaaaacacaagagaagAGATCACAcacatgaagctgagactctttTCACACGTGGACTCTTGAAGTAAGCCCCTGAAATGTCCCAAAGCGGTTGTTCACACCTGTCCCCTTACAGCGGGAAGTTTCCCCTCGATAATGATGTAAAGATCCAAAACCAAGATAGTGCAGAACATAACTTTTACACAGCAGCATGAGCAGGATCAAATTTAACGTAGGATTTTGTACCTAAATCATAAGCAGGAGGGACGTACTGTCgaacctctctctgtctgatcacctgcagaggcGCTGTAGGTGATCAGACGCAAGGTGCAGGAAGCTACGAGAGATTGTCTAGTGAACTAATCGAGGATTGTGATCTTATATggataataaaataagagaaatgTAAGGATGGTTGGTGAATATCGCTGTAAGCTCTCAGGGAGAAGTCTGCTTCACGTCAGGATGAAAGAATCCTTCACACGTGCATCTCAGGGGAGATTTTTCCAGAGTTTAGatcatgtgtgaatgcagcatttcTGACCCTCTCACACAGACGATGACCTGCTGCATGAGCTGTGGTTGAGTGACCATTGAGAACATGCTGATGCAGCTTTACGTCCAGGGGGGGAGGGggttcatctgtgtgtgtgtgtgtgtgtgtgtgtggagggagggagaaaaggTGCGAGAGGATAGTCGGGACATTCCTACCTTTTTCCGGAGTTTTCCTCTGATGTGGCAGAGCCGCTTGGTTCCATCGAAGCACATCGCCTCCAGACGTCCGTTACCGAGCATTTTGATCACCTGAGCGTATtctggaagaggagaggagagaggaggattaGGGAAGGAACGGAGCGACTTTTAAGTTGATCACATGCTAATAAAACAGACGATTTAAAAGGGCTACACATGAAACAAACAGCTCTAAGACGACCTGTGAACATGAGCGTGTGCATGAAGCTCCCTCTCCCACTACGGCCTGAAGGTGTTCCTGAAGGCAGCACGGCCTCCTCCTCACATCAGGCTCACTTACATACACTCTCTTACTTATATGAGGGGTTTTGGCAGCGCTGAGTGCTGCAGCTGAGACTCTGACTGCTGACAGCAGGCTTATAGGACCATGCAGTGAGCCAGCCGGCCCCGCTCTGCCCTGTCTGTCTGGTTCTCATGCTCTGTGTCATCAAGTTTAAACTTTCTCGAGGTTCGGTCCTACTGAAGGTTTTTCCAGCGATGTTTAAAAACGTCCCGCTCTCACTTCATTGATTTAACACGACACATTCATGCTTAAAACTACTTTAAGAGATAAATCAAATGTTTCTGATCAGCTAAGATCAGACATGTCCCTCCCACATGTCCCGGCAGGTGTTTGACTTCTATTCAAATGTGAAGATTTGACTACATCCTCTCTGAGACCGGTCTCAGCTCATGTTTCTACTGACTGCAGAGCTTCCAAGGAGATGTATAGAGTAGGGATGTCCTGATCCTGATCTCATCTATGGGATCGGAGCCGATCtggacattttttaattgatcggTGATCGGCATTTGAGCCGATCATTTACGTCCGCTGTCACTGAACGCAATTTGCATGAAACCGGGCGTGTTTCGATCTCGCTGTCTCTCCAGATGCTGCCGTTGTGAATCACGCACGGTCCTGTGAGTTTAGAGCAGCCTTGTGCTGTAATGAAGCACACCAGTTTCTTGGTCTCATTCAGCAGAGCTTGTAGAACAGATGATGAGTTTCACAACAAagctagctggattaagttcaatggaataaacatcagagatgtgtatatatatatatttaatttcttattttgttAAAAGGAAAACTCTCAACTCTCTTACCTCTGGTGCAAAT
This is a stretch of genomic DNA from Notolabrus celidotus isolate fNotCel1 chromosome 17, fNotCel1.pri, whole genome shotgun sequence. It encodes these proteins:
- the eif1axb gene encoding eukaryotic translation initiation factor 1A X-linked b, which produces MPKNKGKGGKNRRRGKNENESEKRELVFKEDGQEYAQVIKMLGNGRLEAMCFDGTKRLCHIRGKLRKKVWINTSDIILVGLRDYQDNKADVILKYNADEARSLKAYGELPEHAKINETDTFGPGDDDEIQFDDIGDDDEDIDDI